One Chroicocephalus ridibundus chromosome 21, bChrRid1.1, whole genome shotgun sequence DNA segment encodes these proteins:
- the FCER1G gene encoding high affinity immunoglobulin epsilon receptor subunit gamma isoform X1: MATRLLLVTTLLLLRTPAAEALMEPELCYVLDAILFLYGLIITILYCRLKFLTPRESQQGAGKEQKEEAIYTGLSSEGQETYETLQMKSS, from the exons ATGGCCACCCGCCTGCTGCTCGTcaccaccctgctgctgctgcggacCCCGGCGGcag AGGCCCTGATGGAGCCGGAGCTCTGCTACGTCCTGGACGCCATCCTCTTCCTctacggcctcatcatcaccatcCTCTATTGCCGCCTCAAG TTCCTGACGCCCCGAGAGTCGCAGCAAGGAGCCGGCAAGGAG cagaaggaagaagccaTTTACACC GGGCTCAGCAGCGAGGGCCAGGAGACGTACGAGACCCTCCAGATGAAAAGCTCCTGA
- the NDUFS2 gene encoding NADH dehydrogenase [ubiquinone] iron-sulfur protein 2, mitochondrial, producing the protein MAALRALGRLRAPSGLRAAAARLGPAPARSAQQWQPDVEWAQQFAGAVMYPSKETEKWVPPPWNDKDPLAHKKVSSLTINFGPQHPAAHGVLRLVMELSGETVKKCDPHVGLLHRGTEKLIEYKTYLQALPYFDRLDYVSMMCNEQAYSLAVEKLLNIRPPLRAQWIRVLFAEITRLLNHIMAVTTHALDIGAMTPFFWMFEEREKMFEFYERVSGARMHAAYIRPGGVHQDLPLGLMDDIYEFVKNFSLRIDEVEEMLTNNRIWKNRTVDIGVITAEEALNYGFSGVMLRGSGIHWDLRKTQPYDVYDQVEFDVPIGSRGDCYDRYLCRVEEMRQSLRIILQCLNKMPEGEIKVDDAKISPPKRAEMKTSMESLIHHFKLYTEGYQVPPGATYTAIEAPKGEFGVYLVSDGSSRPYRCKIKAPGFAHLAGLDRMAQGHMLADVVAIIGTQDIVFGEVDR; encoded by the exons ATGGCGGCGCTGCGGGCGCTGGGGCGGCTGCGGGCACCTtcggggctgcgggcggcggcggcgcggctgggCCCTGCCCCGGCCCG GTCGGCTCAGCAATGGCAGCCCGATGTGGAATGGGCCCAGCAGTTCGCCGGCGCCGTCATGTACCCGAGCAAGGAGACGGAGAAGTGGGTGCCGCCGCCCTGGAACG ACAAGGACCCTCTGGCTCACAAGAAGGTCTCCAGCTTGACCATAAACTTTGGGCCCCAGCACCCGGCTGCCCACGGGGTGTTGCGGCTGGTGATGGAGCTGAGCGGGGAGACGGTGAAGAAGTGCGACCCCCACGTCGGCCTCCTGCACCGCGGCACCGAGAAGCTCATTGAGTACAAGACCTACCTGCAG gCGCTGCCCTACTTCGACCGTCTCGACTACGTCTCCATGATGTGCAACGAGCAGGCGTATTCCCTGGCCGTGGAGAAGCTCCTCAACATCCGCCCGCCTCTGCGGGCGCAGTGGATCCGAG TCCTTTTCGCGGAGATAACCCGGCTGCTCAACCACATCATGGCCGTGACCACTCACGCGCTGGACATCGGGGCCATGACCCCCTTCTTCTGGATGtttgaggagagggagaag ATGTTCGAGTTCTACGAGCGGGTCTCGGGGGCGCGGATGCACGCCGCCTACATCCGTCCCGGCGGGGTGCACCAG GACCTGCCCCTGGGGCTGATGGACGACATCTACGAGTTCGTGAAGAATTTCTCCTTGCGGATAGACGAGGTGGAGGAG ATGCTCACGAACAACCGCATCTGGAAGAACCGCACGGTCGACATCGGGGTGATCACGGCGGAGGAGGCTCTCAACTACGGCTTCAG CGGGGTGATGCTCCGGGGCTCGGGGATCCACTGGGATCTGCGCAAGACCCAGCCCTACGACGTCTACGACCAGGTGGAGTTCGACGTCCCCATCGGCTCCCGGGGCGACTGCTACGACAG GTACCTGTGCCGCGTGGAAGAGATGCGGCAGTCGCTGCGTATCATCCTCCAGTGCCTCAACAAGATGCCCGAGGGGGAGATCAAAGTGGACGATGCCAAAATCTCCCCTCCGAAGCGGGCAGAGATGAAG ACCTCCATGGAGTCCCTGATCCATCACTTCAAGCTCTACACGGAGGGCTACCAGGTGCCCCCCGGAGCCACCTACACGGCCATCGAGGCCCCCAAG GGCGAATTCGGGGTTTACCTCGTCTCGGACGGCAGCAGCCGGCCCTACCGCTGCAAGATCAAGGCTCCTGGATTCGCCCACCTG GCCGGGCTGGATCGCATGGCGCAGGGCCACATGCTGGCCGACGTGGTGGCCATCATCG gcACGCAGGACATCGTCTTCGGAGAAGTGGATCGGTGA
- the FCER1G gene encoding high affinity immunoglobulin epsilon receptor subunit gamma isoform X2 has protein sequence MATRLLLVTTLLLLRTPAAEALMEPELCYVLDAILFLYGLIITILYCRLKFLTPRESQQGAGKEKEEAIYTGLSSEGQETYETLQMKSS, from the exons ATGGCCACCCGCCTGCTGCTCGTcaccaccctgctgctgctgcggacCCCGGCGGcag AGGCCCTGATGGAGCCGGAGCTCTGCTACGTCCTGGACGCCATCCTCTTCCTctacggcctcatcatcaccatcCTCTATTGCCGCCTCAAG TTCCTGACGCCCCGAGAGTCGCAGCAAGGAGCCGGCAAGGAG aaggaagaagccaTTTACACC GGGCTCAGCAGCGAGGGCCAGGAGACGTACGAGACCCTCCAGATGAAAAGCTCCTGA